In Rhodanobacter humi, the following are encoded in one genomic region:
- a CDS encoding glutamine amidotransferase: MKPVLIIRTGRAPDAIRARHGDFPHWFRLGAQLPLRRLQVVDVAAGDALPAPDAVAGAIITGSAAMVTERAAWSERTAGWIRHAMDAELPLFGVCFGHQLMAHALGGRVDYLPGGREIGTQPIETLATTAHDPLAARLPTSFRAHTTHEQSVLEAPSGAVVLARSARDPHQLLRYGPHALSTQFHPEFSADVMRAYIRRKRTDMHREGFDPQRSFREVAATPIARDLLLRFAHHHGLSHGARHR, encoded by the coding sequence ATGAAACCCGTCCTTATCATCCGCACCGGCCGCGCGCCGGACGCCATCCGTGCCCGTCACGGCGATTTCCCGCACTGGTTCCGGCTTGGCGCGCAGCTGCCGTTGCGGCGCCTGCAGGTCGTCGACGTCGCGGCCGGCGATGCATTGCCCGCACCGGACGCCGTGGCCGGCGCGATCATCACCGGCTCCGCGGCGATGGTCACCGAACGCGCCGCCTGGAGCGAGCGCACGGCCGGCTGGATCCGCCACGCGATGGACGCGGAGCTGCCGCTGTTCGGCGTCTGCTTCGGCCATCAGCTGATGGCGCATGCGCTGGGCGGTCGTGTCGATTACCTGCCCGGCGGCCGCGAGATCGGCACGCAACCGATCGAGACACTGGCCACTACCGCCCATGACCCGCTGGCCGCCCGGCTGCCGACGAGCTTTCGCGCCCACACCACGCACGAGCAGAGCGTGCTGGAGGCGCCGTCCGGCGCCGTGGTGCTGGCTCGTTCGGCGCGTGATCCGCACCAGTTGCTGCGCTACGGTCCGCATGCGCTCAGCACGCAGTTCCATCCGGAATTCAGTGCCGACGTGATGCGCGCCTACATCCGCCGCAAGCGCACCGACATGCACCGCGAGGGCTTCGACCCGCAACGCAGTTTTCGCGAGGTGGCTGCCACGCCGATCGCGCGCGATCTGTTGCTGCGCTTCGCGCATCACCATGGGCTGTCCCATGGCGCTCGCCACCGCTGA
- a CDS encoding GspE/PulE family protein translates to MAASPQIASLLGRRGRLELDELLAALVVDGYLGAEDAKQVRLGSRSGRSAVELHPLVLIANAKLPNRREPGRPLSLEALVEWLAGHAGLPYLKIDPMKVNVAAVTQVVSHAYAQRHRILPVAAATGEVTFATAEPFDAAWAADLSHMLRRDVHRVVSSPIDINRYLQEFYGVQRSIQLAQDAKANGGYDTSAILNFEQLVELGKSGEVGADDRHVVHIVDWLLQYAFEQRASDIHLEPRRETGQMRFRIDGVMHKVFELPPPVMSAVTARIKILARMDVAEKRRPQDGRIKTRSSTGREVELRVSSMPTAFGEKMVLRIFDPDLVVKDFAQLGFSASEATQWRHMVERPHGIVLVTGPTGSGKTTTLYSTLKHLATPAMNVCTVEDPIEMVSPEFNQMQVQPSIDLDFAAGVRTLLRQDPDIIMVGEIRDLETAQMAVQASLTGHLVLSTLHTNDAPSAVTRLLDLGVPHYLIQSTLTGVVAQRLVRTLCPYCKREAMQDPHEWAALTHGWSLPVPEKVCAPVGCLECRNTGFMGRTGIYEMMPISPRLRGLIAAQLELGNFGQTALSEGMRPLRISAAEQVARGLTTVQEVLAVLPPIEAPDEHVPTPPSDPA, encoded by the coding sequence ATGGCCGCATCACCGCAAATCGCAAGCCTGCTCGGCCGTCGCGGCCGACTGGAACTGGACGAACTGCTCGCCGCGCTGGTGGTCGACGGCTACCTGGGCGCCGAAGACGCCAAGCAGGTGCGCTTGGGTTCGCGTTCCGGCCGCAGCGCAGTGGAACTGCATCCGTTGGTGCTGATCGCCAATGCGAAGCTGCCGAACCGGCGCGAACCCGGCCGCCCGCTCAGCCTCGAAGCCCTGGTCGAATGGCTGGCCGGGCATGCCGGGCTGCCCTACCTCAAGATCGACCCGATGAAGGTCAACGTGGCCGCGGTCACCCAGGTGGTGAGTCACGCCTACGCGCAGCGCCACCGCATCCTGCCGGTGGCGGCCGCGACCGGCGAGGTGACCTTCGCCACCGCCGAGCCCTTCGACGCCGCCTGGGCCGCCGACCTCTCGCACATGCTGCGGCGGGACGTGCACCGGGTGGTGTCGAGTCCCATCGACATCAACCGCTACCTGCAGGAGTTCTACGGCGTCCAACGCTCGATCCAGCTGGCCCAGGACGCGAAGGCGAACGGCGGCTACGACACCTCGGCGATCCTCAACTTCGAGCAGTTGGTCGAACTGGGCAAGAGCGGCGAGGTGGGCGCTGACGACCGCCACGTGGTTCACATCGTGGACTGGCTGCTGCAGTACGCGTTCGAGCAGCGCGCCTCGGACATCCACTTGGAGCCGCGCCGCGAGACGGGCCAGATGCGTTTCCGCATCGACGGCGTGATGCACAAGGTGTTCGAGCTGCCGCCGCCGGTGATGAGCGCGGTGACCGCACGCATCAAGATCCTCGCGCGCATGGATGTGGCCGAGAAGCGTCGTCCGCAGGACGGCCGCATCAAGACCCGCTCGTCGACCGGGCGTGAAGTGGAGCTGCGCGTTTCCAGCATGCCCACCGCGTTCGGCGAGAAGATGGTGCTGCGCATCTTCGATCCCGATCTGGTGGTGAAGGATTTCGCCCAGCTCGGCTTCTCCGCGAGCGAGGCGACGCAATGGCGGCACATGGTGGAGCGGCCGCACGGCATCGTGCTGGTCACCGGCCCCACTGGCTCGGGCAAGACCACCACGTTGTATTCGACGCTGAAGCACCTGGCCACGCCAGCGATGAACGTGTGCACGGTGGAAGACCCGATCGAGATGGTCTCGCCCGAGTTCAACCAGATGCAGGTGCAGCCTTCGATCGATCTCGACTTCGCCGCCGGCGTGCGCACCCTGCTCAGGCAGGACCCGGACATCATCATGGTCGGCGAGATCCGCGACCTCGAGACCGCGCAGATGGCGGTGCAGGCCTCGCTCACCGGCCATCTGGTGCTCTCCACCCTGCACACCAACGACGCACCCAGCGCGGTGACGCGCCTGCTCGATCTCGGCGTGCCGCATTACCTGATCCAGTCCACGCTCACCGGCGTGGTCGCGCAGCGACTGGTGCGCACCTTGTGCCCCTACTGCAAGCGGGAAGCCATGCAGGACCCGCATGAATGGGCCGCGCTCACCCATGGCTGGTCGTTGCCCGTGCCCGAGAAAGTGTGTGCGCCGGTGGGCTGCCTGGAGTGCCGCAACACCGGCTTCATGGGCCGCACCGGCATCTACGAGATGATGCCGATCTCGCCGCGGCTGCGCGGATTGATTGCGGCACAGCTGGAACTGGGCAACTTCGGCCAGACCGCGCTGTCCGAGGGCATGCGGCCGCTACGCATCTCCGCCGCCGAGCAGGTCGCGCGTGGACTCACCACGGTGCAGGAAGTGCTGGCCGTGCTGCCGCCGATCGAAGCACCCGACGAACACGTACCGACTCCCCCATCCGATCCCGCATGA
- the glyQ gene encoding glycine--tRNA ligase subunit alpha — translation MSARTFQDVIQTLNRYWAAQGCVLLQPLDTEVGAGTFHPATFLRSLGPEPWAAAYVQPSRRPTDGRYGENPNRLQHYYQYQVVMKPNPENILDLYIGSLKELGLDPLVHDLRFVEDNWESPTLGAWGLGWEVWLNGMEVTQFTYFQQAGGLECRPVTGEITYGLERLAMYLQNVDNVYDLIWTEGPHGKVTYGDVFHQNEVEQSTYNFEHANVPELFRWFDVCEATANQLIAANLPLPAYEQVMKASHTFNLLDARRAISVTERQRYILRVRTLSRSVAETYVAQREKLGFPGLKKHTKEQAA, via the coding sequence ATGTCCGCACGTACCTTCCAGGATGTGATCCAGACCCTCAACCGCTATTGGGCGGCGCAGGGTTGCGTGCTGCTGCAGCCGCTCGACACCGAGGTCGGCGCCGGCACCTTCCATCCCGCCACCTTCCTGCGTTCGCTCGGTCCCGAGCCTTGGGCGGCGGCCTACGTGCAGCCTTCGCGCCGCCCCACCGACGGCCGCTACGGCGAGAACCCGAACCGTCTGCAGCATTACTACCAGTACCAGGTGGTGATGAAGCCGAACCCCGAGAACATCCTGGATTTGTACATTGGCTCACTGAAGGAACTGGGCCTCGACCCGCTGGTGCACGACCTGCGCTTCGTCGAGGACAACTGGGAATCGCCCACGCTCGGCGCCTGGGGCCTGGGTTGGGAAGTGTGGTTGAACGGCATGGAGGTTACCCAGTTCACCTACTTCCAGCAGGCGGGCGGCCTCGAGTGCCGGCCGGTCACCGGCGAGATCACCTACGGCCTCGAACGCCTGGCGATGTACCTGCAGAACGTGGACAACGTTTATGACCTGATCTGGACGGAAGGTCCGCACGGCAAAGTCACGTATGGCGATGTCTTCCATCAGAACGAAGTCGAGCAGAGCACCTACAACTTCGAGCACGCGAACGTGCCGGAATTGTTCCGCTGGTTCGACGTGTGCGAGGCCACCGCGAACCAGTTGATCGCCGCGAACCTGCCGCTGCCGGCCTACGAGCAGGTGATGAAGGCCAGCCACACGTTCAACCTGCTCGACGCGCGCCGTGCGATCAGCGTCACCGAACGCCAGCGCTACATCCTGCGCGTGCGCACGCTGTCGCGCAGCGTGGCCGAGACCTACGTGGCGCAGCGCGAGAAGCTCGGCTTCCCGGGCCTGAAGAAGCACACCAAGGAGCAGGCCGCATGA
- the glyS gene encoding glycine--tRNA ligase subunit beta, with protein MSAAKSLLIELGTEELPPKALDELSAAFARGICDGLAKRGIEAALDKAKAYCSPRRLAVHVPRVAAMQPEQSVERRGPAVNAALDAEGKPGKALLGFAQSCGVTVEQLEKLETDKGAWFVFRAVKPGQSLASLLPEIVDEALKGLPIPRPMRWADHDYAFVRPVHWLVMLHGADIVDGEVLGQASGRKSRGHRFMHPQPVHVADADGWLDATRSARVLADPAERRARVRDEVARVAKETGGVPRLDESLLDEIANLTEWPVAIACSFERGFLAVPQEALVTTMETNQKFVPVFDAGGKLTGHFIGIANIESKQPAEIRKGYERVIRPRFADAKFFWDEDLKTPLASYQEQLKHVTYQQALGSLWDKSVRVAELARIVANRVGVDAGAATRAASLGKCDLLTRMVGEFPELQGVMGRYYASHDGEAAEVAAALDSGYQPRFARDGIASDKLGQVLAVAERLDTLAGIFAVGMKPSGNKDPFALRRAALGLARTLIEGGLELNLPGVFVEALELLPEAALVAGVKPGKDGKPPAVDIGQRRAALVTELVDFVLDRLRGYYAEQGCPAEAYEAVLAVRPDTLPDFDRRLHAVVEFGHLPEAASLAAANKRVANILRKQAEEGGEPVPAHDVDPAHFEGDAERSLAAALEAAGKETSEALRRGDYTSVLKRLAQLQAPVDAFFEQVLVNAEDPAVRRNRLALLERLKAAFGAVADIALLRG; from the coding sequence ATGAGCGCCGCCAAGTCGCTGCTGATCGAACTGGGCACCGAGGAACTGCCACCGAAGGCGCTCGACGAATTGTCCGCCGCGTTCGCGCGCGGCATCTGCGACGGCCTGGCGAAGCGCGGCATCGAGGCCGCGCTGGACAAGGCAAAGGCGTATTGCTCGCCGCGGCGCCTGGCCGTCCATGTGCCGCGTGTCGCTGCGATGCAGCCGGAGCAGTCGGTCGAGCGTCGCGGTCCGGCGGTCAACGCCGCGCTGGATGCGGAAGGCAAGCCCGGCAAGGCCTTGCTGGGTTTTGCGCAGTCCTGCGGCGTCACCGTGGAGCAACTGGAAAAGCTCGAAACCGACAAGGGCGCGTGGTTCGTGTTCCGCGCGGTGAAGCCGGGCCAGTCGCTGGCGTCGTTGCTGCCGGAAATCGTGGACGAGGCGCTCAAGGGCCTGCCGATCCCGCGGCCGATGCGCTGGGCCGACCACGACTACGCCTTCGTGCGACCCGTGCACTGGCTGGTGATGCTGCACGGCGCAGACATCGTCGATGGCGAAGTGCTGGGTCAGGCCAGTGGTCGCAAGTCGCGCGGTCATCGCTTCATGCACCCGCAACCGGTGCACGTGGCCGATGCCGATGGCTGGCTCGACGCGACGCGCAGCGCCAGGGTGCTGGCCGACCCGGCCGAGCGACGCGCCCGCGTCCGTGACGAAGTGGCGCGCGTGGCGAAGGAAACCGGCGGCGTGCCACGGCTGGACGAGTCGTTGCTCGACGAGATCGCGAACCTCACCGAATGGCCGGTGGCGATCGCGTGCAGCTTCGAGCGCGGCTTCCTCGCCGTGCCGCAGGAAGCGCTGGTCACCACCATGGAGACCAACCAGAAGTTCGTGCCGGTGTTCGACGCGGGCGGCAAGCTCACCGGGCATTTCATCGGCATCGCCAACATCGAGTCGAAGCAACCCGCCGAGATCCGCAAGGGCTACGAGCGGGTGATCCGCCCGCGCTTCGCCGACGCGAAGTTTTTCTGGGACGAGGACCTGAAGACGCCGTTGGCGAGTTATCAGGAACAGCTCAAGCACGTCACCTACCAGCAGGCGCTGGGCAGCCTGTGGGACAAGAGCGTGCGCGTGGCCGAACTGGCGCGCATCGTCGCGAACCGTGTCGGCGTCGATGCCGGCGCTGCCACCCGCGCGGCCAGCTTGGGCAAGTGCGATCTGCTCACCCGCATGGTGGGCGAGTTCCCCGAGCTGCAGGGCGTGATGGGTCGGTACTACGCCAGCCACGACGGCGAAGCGGCCGAAGTGGCCGCGGCGCTGGACAGCGGCTACCAACCGCGTTTCGCGCGCGACGGCATCGCCAGCGACAAGCTTGGCCAGGTGCTGGCGGTGGCCGAACGCCTCGACACGCTGGCCGGCATCTTCGCGGTCGGCATGAAGCCCAGCGGCAACAAGGACCCGTTTGCCCTGCGTCGTGCCGCGCTGGGTCTGGCGCGCACCCTGATCGAGGGTGGGCTGGAACTGAATCTGCCCGGTGTGTTCGTCGAGGCGCTGGAGCTGCTGCCCGAAGCTGCCTTGGTGGCCGGCGTGAAGCCCGGCAAGGACGGCAAGCCGCCTGCGGTCGACATCGGCCAGCGGCGCGCGGCGCTGGTGACCGAGCTGGTCGACTTCGTGCTGGATCGCCTGCGCGGCTATTACGCGGAGCAGGGCTGCCCGGCCGAGGCCTACGAGGCCGTGCTCGCGGTGCGACCGGACACGCTGCCCGATTTCGATCGTCGCCTGCACGCCGTGGTCGAGTTCGGCCACTTGCCGGAGGCGGCCAGCCTCGCCGCGGCGAACAAGCGGGTAGCGAACATCCTGCGCAAGCAGGCCGAGGAGGGCGGTGAGCCTGTGCCGGCGCACGACGTCGACCCGGCTCATTTCGAAGGCGATGCCGAGCGCAGCTTGGCCGCTGCGCTTGAAGCGGCAGGCAAGGAGACTTCCGAGGCGTTGCGGCGCGGCGACTACACCAGCGTGCTGAAGCGGCTCGCGCAGCTGCAGGCGCCGGTGGACGCGTTCTTCGAGCAGGTGCTGGTGAATGCCGAGGACCCGGCGGTGCGCCGCAACCGTCTCGCCCTGCTGGAACGGCTCAAGGCCGCGTTCGGCGCGGTGGCCGACATCGCGCTGCTGCGCGGGTGA
- a CDS encoding helix-turn-helix domain-containing protein, with product MAPVNRNFLATLIIFHGSLRPEPSVEGAWSGHAGAGPRPQEFIAIKRFLHVTATLFRHENAQTCDQSSCHTATTMSTQKLPHDPLQSTFADRIKLLIQRVGSATEIARMCGFSEGVVRSWRDGHTDPSRARCVTLARTLGISLIWLVAGEGVLQADPNASGGDDSQYSSETVSPQRARGRIGHAHHRLVTHADAAVDPNRLNTAMQILQSELELANSPMTLAENTDMLSNLYEILGVDGSSVNATAMLKFNRQLSERIRQTKTRETA from the coding sequence ATGGCGCCTGTCAACCGAAACTTCTTGGCGACGCTTATCATTTTCCACGGGAGCCTCCGTCCCGAGCCATCGGTTGAAGGCGCTTGGAGCGGACATGCAGGGGCTGGACCACGGCCGCAAGAATTCATCGCAATCAAACGCTTCCTTCACGTCACCGCTACGCTCTTTCGACACGAAAACGCGCAAACTTGCGATCAATCCTCCTGTCATACGGCCACTACCATGAGCACGCAGAAGCTTCCGCACGATCCGCTCCAGTCGACCTTCGCCGATCGCATCAAGTTGCTGATCCAGCGTGTGGGCAGTGCCACCGAGATCGCACGGATGTGCGGCTTCTCCGAAGGCGTGGTGCGCAGCTGGCGCGATGGCCACACCGACCCTTCCCGCGCGCGTTGCGTCACCTTGGCCCGCACGCTGGGTATCTCTCTGATCTGGCTCGTCGCCGGTGAGGGTGTCCTGCAGGCCGACCCGAACGCCAGCGGCGGGGACGACTCGCAGTACAGCTCCGAAACTGTCTCGCCACAGCGGGCACGGGGCCGCATCGGCCACGCCCACCACCGCCTGGTGACTCATGCCGATGCCGCGGTCGACCCGAACCGGCTGAACACCGCCATGCAGATCCTGCAGTCGGAACTGGAGCTGGCGAACAGCCCGATGACGCTGGCTGAGAACACCGACATGCTCAGCAATCTCTACGAGATCCTGGGCGTCGATGGATCGAGCGTGAATGCCACGGCCATGCTGAAGTTCAATCGTCAGCTGTCCGAGCGCATCCGCCAGACGAAGACGCGCGAAACCGCCTGA
- a CDS encoding YbaY family lipoprotein, whose amino-acid sequence MRKMVLSVMSLAVLALAGCGSSTSSSTESGAASASSTAAATAGSVSGTITVRGPIQPSPNAQLVINLVDVSSAQAGSAPLASKTVPSGATFPYSFELSFKPGEINPADLYVVKAILTDGARHYSMPIQAPVLTKGNKNQATIELVAEQTPAEKDLADFNALIKQIGGMKVSTGTKLDPNASRGWQVFRQNGETKVIRELVDYGDKGFTSTDFAYRNGAPWVAVQQKKASKDAAPSSIVSASWTENGMVVLHEQQTGSKSGELDADDASNLRQQALTIYNLAGGNKKK is encoded by the coding sequence ATGCGCAAGATGGTTTTGTCGGTGATGTCGTTGGCCGTGCTGGCCTTGGCCGGCTGCGGTTCGTCGACGTCGTCGTCAACGGAGAGCGGCGCCGCCAGCGCCAGTTCGACAGCGGCCGCCACCGCCGGTTCCGTGAGCGGCACGATCACGGTGCGCGGCCCGATCCAGCCGTCGCCGAACGCGCAACTGGTAATCAACCTGGTCGACGTGTCCTCCGCGCAGGCAGGTTCGGCGCCGTTGGCCAGCAAGACGGTGCCCTCGGGCGCCACCTTCCCCTATTCGTTCGAGCTGAGCTTCAAGCCGGGCGAGATCAACCCGGCCGACCTGTACGTGGTGAAGGCGATCCTCACCGACGGTGCCCGCCACTACTCGATGCCGATCCAAGCCCCGGTGCTGACCAAGGGCAACAAGAACCAGGCCACGATCGAACTGGTTGCCGAGCAGACCCCGGCCGAAAAGGACCTGGCCGACTTCAACGCGCTGATCAAGCAGATCGGCGGCATGAAGGTGTCCACCGGCACCAAGCTGGACCCGAACGCCTCGCGCGGCTGGCAGGTGTTCCGCCAGAACGGCGAGACGAAGGTGATCCGCGAGCTGGTGGATTACGGTGACAAGGGCTTCACCAGCACCGACTTCGCCTACCGGAACGGTGCGCCGTGGGTCGCCGTGCAGCAGAAGAAGGCAAGCAAGGATGCTGCACCCAGTTCGATCGTGAGTGCCAGCTGGACCGAGAACGGCATGGTGGTGCTGCACGAACAGCAGACCGGCAGCAAGAGCGGCGAGCTGGATGCCGATGATGCCTCCAATCTGCGGCAGCAGGCGCTGACCATCTACAACCTCGCCGGCGGCAACAAGAAGAAGTAA
- a CDS encoding autotransporter outer membrane beta-barrel domain-containing protein, whose amino-acid sequence MLRTRHLVGAIAAALLFSTAASATDFSKIVVFGDSLSDAGNLSLAQGSPTPLRFTTNPGKTAAELVAAGLGSPIQASLLGGTDYAFGGAGVVQGVAPVPTLPQQFQMYLAANGGHADSNALYQVWGGANDIFYLTGTTTDPNALAAGTVKAATTELGLLGQLQASGAKYVVVYNLPNIGKTPDGMAGGAAASAGATQLAVLFNGTLNTGLAQLSGQGLNVIPVNTYALLNEVIANPAAYGFSNVTTPACNGSSVQCGPQGSGLPFSYAPGTDQSYLFADGVHPTTATHAMLAQIVLSELAAPGQISLLGEAPLAASTAQTRAIRNEMLADGNGSDTRAFVNVDYAHQRFDGQADSPKTTSNNVNLTLGVDVRVGDNLSAGLALGVGQHTADFTGGGGYKLQDVSGLGYVTWHQGGGYVGGYADFGQSNFSNIDRRIAIGATSRSETGKADGSHLGAGLTGGWWLDLGSVRTGPFANLEWETVKVNGYNEDGNDSTAMWFGRQQRNALIGTLGWRVQGHWQAGSTVLAPYAEIAWNHDDKADARAVTAGLNSMNGSFALTGYVPDQTWGTADLGLSAQFNSRFSGWVGYSGRFSDNSQKYNSVNLGLKYAF is encoded by the coding sequence ATGCTTCGTACCCGTCACCTAGTGGGCGCCATTGCGGCCGCCCTGCTGTTCAGCACCGCCGCCAGCGCCACCGATTTCAGCAAGATCGTTGTGTTCGGTGACAGCCTCAGCGACGCCGGCAACCTGTCGCTTGCGCAGGGGTCGCCGACGCCGTTGCGCTTCACCACCAACCCCGGCAAGACGGCGGCGGAACTGGTCGCCGCCGGCTTGGGCAGCCCGATCCAGGCCTCGCTGCTGGGTGGTACCGACTACGCCTTCGGCGGCGCCGGCGTGGTGCAGGGCGTGGCTCCGGTACCGACGCTGCCGCAGCAGTTCCAGATGTATCTGGCCGCCAACGGCGGGCATGCCGACTCGAACGCGCTGTACCAGGTATGGGGCGGCGCCAACGACATCTTCTACCTGACCGGCACCACCACCGACCCGAACGCGCTTGCCGCCGGCACCGTCAAGGCCGCGACGACCGAACTCGGCCTGCTCGGCCAGCTGCAGGCGAGCGGCGCCAAGTACGTGGTGGTCTACAACCTGCCGAACATCGGCAAGACCCCCGATGGCATGGCCGGCGGCGCGGCCGCCTCGGCGGGCGCCACCCAACTGGCGGTGCTGTTCAACGGCACCTTGAACACGGGCCTGGCGCAGCTCAGCGGCCAGGGACTGAACGTGATTCCGGTGAATACCTACGCTCTGCTCAACGAGGTGATCGCCAATCCCGCGGCCTATGGCTTCAGCAATGTCACCACCCCGGCCTGCAACGGCAGTTCGGTACAGTGCGGCCCGCAGGGTTCGGGTCTGCCGTTCTCCTACGCGCCGGGCACCGATCAGAGCTACCTGTTTGCCGACGGCGTGCATCCCACCACCGCGACGCACGCGATGCTGGCCCAGATCGTCCTGTCCGAACTCGCCGCGCCCGGCCAGATCTCGCTGCTGGGCGAGGCGCCGCTGGCCGCCAGCACCGCGCAGACCCGCGCGATCCGCAATGAGATGCTGGCCGACGGCAACGGCAGCGATACCCGTGCCTTCGTCAACGTGGATTACGCGCACCAGCGCTTCGACGGCCAGGCCGACTCGCCGAAGACCACCAGCAACAACGTCAACCTCACCTTGGGCGTGGACGTGCGCGTCGGCGACAACCTCTCGGCCGGCCTCGCGCTGGGCGTGGGTCAGCACACCGCCGACTTCACCGGCGGTGGCGGCTACAAGCTGCAGGACGTCAGCGGCCTGGGCTATGTCACCTGGCACCAGGGTGGCGGCTACGTGGGCGGCTACGCGGACTTCGGCCAGTCCAACTTCAGCAACATCGACCGCCGCATCGCGATCGGCGCCACCTCGCGCAGCGAGACCGGCAAGGCCGACGGCTCGCACCTGGGCGCGGGCCTCACCGGCGGCTGGTGGCTCGACCTCGGCAGCGTGCGCACCGGGCCGTTCGCGAACCTCGAGTGGGAGACGGTCAAGGTCAACGGCTACAACGAGGACGGCAACGACAGCACCGCGATGTGGTTCGGCCGCCAGCAGCGCAATGCGCTGATCGGCACGCTGGGCTGGCGCGTGCAGGGCCACTGGCAGGCCGGCAGCACCGTGCTGGCGCCGTATGCCGAGATCGCCTGGAACCACGACGACAAGGCCGACGCGCGCGCCGTCACCGCAGGCCTCAACAGCATGAACGGCAGCTTCGCACTGACCGGCTACGTGCCGGACCAGACCTGGGGCACCGCCGACCTGGGCCTGTCCGCGCAGTTCAACTCGCGGTTCAGCGGCTGGGTGGGCTACAGCGGCCGCTTCAGCGACAACAGCCAGAAGTACAACAGCGTCAACCTGGGCCTGAAGTACGCCTTCTGA